The Microbacterium amylolyticum genome includes the window ATGTGCGCGGGGGGCGCGACCTCGGGGGCCGCCGCCGCGAGTGCAGCCGCGGTCTCTTCGTCGCGTGCGAGTTTTTCGTGCAGCTCCGGATCAGCGGCGAGAGCCGCATCGAGGCGGCGCTCGTCTTCGGGGCTGAGCGCGTGGAGGGCGCGACCAGCGAGCAGCTGAGCTAGCTCTTCGGCGTTCATGCCAGCGCTCCCATCGTCGTCCTCAGGCGTGACAGTCCGTCACGCATTCTCGTCTTAATCGTTCCGAGCGGTGCGCCCGTGAGGGCGGCGATTTCGCTCTGTGAGTATCCGCCGTAGTAGGCGAGGGTGAGGGCTTCACGTTGAATCTCGGGCAGCTGCCGCAGAGCCTCGACGACTCGGCGTCCCTCCCATCTCAGCTCGACGTCCTCGGAGACGGCATCGAACGCGACGTCCAGATCGCGGAAACCCACGCGAACGTCACGGTCGGTGCTTGCCTGTGCCGATCTCACACGATCGACAGCTCGACGGTGGGTCATCGTCAGCACCCACGTTCTCCCTTGCCCCTTCTTCGGAGAGAACCGCCGCGCGGATTGCCAGATCTCGAGGAATACCTCCTGCAAGACCTCTTCGCTGTGCGAGCGGTCGACCAGAACGCGGAGAATCAACCCGAAGACGCGGCCGGAGAGCATGTCATACAGCTCAGCAAAAGCGCGTTGGTCACCCTCGGCAATGCGGAGGAGAAGCTCGGCGACATGGTCGACGGGGTCGTCGGAGTGCTCATCCACTTCGACGTTGTCGATCACCATGCGTTCCAGCATGCCTCACGTCGTCCGCATCTTTCATTTCCCGCGCGCGACGCGCCCGGCGAAGAATTTCTCGAAGAGGTCCCATCCGATTCCGTGAGCACCCCGAATAGGTCATGAAAGCGCAGAGATGTCGCACAGCAAAGTGCGCATTCGACCACGAGGAGAACACCATGTTCACGAAGAAGTCCGCACTCACCAGCACCGCCGTCCTGTCGCTCGTCGCTGTCTTCGGCCTCGCCGGATGTAGCAACGGTTCCGCGATGGACGAGGAAGACACGACGCCGACAACGGAAGACACCGCACCCGCTCCCGAGATGGACGAGTCCGACGACATGATGGACGACGACATGGCGGACGACGGGATGATGGACCCCGCCGCCAACCTCGTTGGCCCCGGCTGCTCGGCATACGCCGACGCCGTGCCGTCAGGTGCCGGTTCGATCGAGGGCATGTCGGCCGACCCCGTCGCCGTTGCCGCATCGAACAACCCGATGCTCACGACGCTCGTCTCGGCGGTTGCCGGCGAGCTCAACCCCGACGTCAACCTTGTTGACACCCTGAACAGCGCAGAGTTCACCGTTTTCGCGCCCGTTGACGAGGCCTTCGCACAGGTGGACGACGCCACCATCGAGGCACTCAGCATGGACGCCGACCTGCTGACCACGGTTCTGACCTACCACGTGCTGCCCGGCCAGATTGCTCCGGACGACATCGAGGGAACCCACACCACGGTGCAGGGTTCGGACCTCGAGGTTATGGGCTCGGGTGACGAGATCATGGTCAACGGTGCCAACGTCATCTGCGGTGGTGTGCAGACGGCCAACGCTACGGTGTACCTCATCGACTCGGTTCTGCTTCCCGCTGAGTAACACCCCTCGCGATGGGGGCAGTCGGGCCGGCGGCCCGACTGCCCCCATCGTCATGTCAGCTCCGCTTCGCGCAGAGAGCCGTTCCGCAGCTCCAACACGAGGTCCGGCTGCCATCGGCGCAGGAACGCATCGTCATGGCTGACGATGATCGCGGCGCCGCGGTAGGTGCGAAGAGCCTCGACGAGTTGCCCGGCCGTGTCGACATCGAGATTGTTTGTCGGTTCGTCGAGGACCAGGACCTGCGGCGCCGGTTCTGCCAGGAGCAGCTGGGCGATTGCGGTACGGAAGCGCTCGCCGCCGGACAGCGTGCTCAAGGGGCGATCCGCCTGGTCTCCGCGGATGAGGAACCGTGCCAGACGGTTGCGGATGGCCGCGTCTCGTTGTCCGAGGGCAACGCTACGGATGAGGTCGAACGCGGAGCGGTCGTCGTTGTTGTCCGGTCGTTGCGACAGATACCCCACTGCGTCTACGTGGAGCGCGCTGTGCGGGGACTGACCGGTCAGGAGCTCCGTGAGTAGCGTTGTCTTCCCGGCACCGTTCGGGCCGATGAGCGCCACGCGTTCCGGTCCCTGCACAATCCACTCGCGTTCGCCATCACCGATTGTCGCGATGCGCCGGCCGGCGGCAATTCCCGGATCCGGAAGGTCCAAAGCAACAACGTCGTCGGACCGTTTCAGGCGTCCCGCAGCGTCGAGCGCGGCGCGGGCCTCTTCCTCCTTACCCGCAGCCTCTCCGCGCACGCGCCCCGCCGTCACCTCGGCGGCGTTCTTCTTTGCGTTTGCCAAGATTTTCGGCATCGAATCCGCCGCTTTTCGCCCCGATCGGGCGCGACGGGACAGCTTGGTTTCCAGCTCGATACGCTGGCGTTTTTCTCGCGCCAGCACCTTCTTCGCATCGATTTCGGCCTGCGCCGCCGCGTTCTGCTGATCCGCGAGGTGCGCGCGCCACGCCGAATACGGACCTCCGAACACGGCGATTTCGCCGCGGTACAGCTCAGCCGTGTCGTCCATGAGCTCCAGAAGGTCGAGGTCGTGCGAGACGACGACCAGAGCGCCACGCCAGGCGCTGATGAGCCCGTGAACGCGGGATCGCGCATCACGGTCGAGGTTGTTGGTGGGCTCGTCGAGCAGGGTGATGTCGGCACGGCGGAACCGGATTCCGGTGAGCGCGACGAGCATCGCTTCCCCGCCCGAGAGCTGGCCGACGCGTTTGTCGAGGGCTTCGGGCGGGATCCCTGCCTCGGCCAGTGCGGCGTGTGCGCGCGCCTCGACGTCCCAATCGTCGCCCACCTCGTCGAATCGAGAGGGGGAGGCGTCGCCGTCGGCGATGGCGCGAACGGCGTCGAGGGGTGCCCTGACTCCCAGGAGGTCCGCCACGCGGGTCGTCCCATCCAGCGTGAGGTCCTGTGGCAGAAAGGCGATATCGCCGGTGGCTGTGACAGATCCCGACGTCGGGGTCAGCTCGCCGGTTGCCAGGCGCAGCAGGGTGGATTTACCAGAACCGTTGCGGCCGACGAGACCGGTTCGGCGCGTGCCGAACACTCCGGAGACGTCTTCGAGCGCGGGCGATCCGTCTGGCCAAGAGAAGGAAAGGTGATCGATGATGAGGGCGGGCATGGGAGCTCCTGTGCTGCTCGACCGAGCGTCAGCGCGGGCGGAACGCATCGCGTTCCGCCTGGCCGGGGCAGGTCGAGCAGTGTGCTCCGGGCGCAGGGATGCGCTGACGCCTGGCAGGAGGTTGCCTGCTGTGTGCCCGTGCGGTGAGGGCATCGACGATCAGCGCGAGTGCGCTGCGCGATGCTCCAGAGATGGAGTCGACGATCAGCGCGGATTACG containing:
- the sigK gene encoding ECF RNA polymerase sigma factor SigK; this encodes MVIDNVEVDEHSDDPVDHVAELLLRIAEGDQRAFAELYDMLSGRVFGLILRVLVDRSHSEEVLQEVFLEIWQSARRFSPKKGQGRTWVLTMTHRRAVDRVRSAQASTDRDVRVGFRDLDVAFDAVSEDVELRWEGRRVVEALRQLPEIQREALTLAYYGGYSQSEIAALTGAPLGTIKTRMRDGLSRLRTTMGALA
- a CDS encoding fasciclin domain-containing protein, encoding MFTKKSALTSTAVLSLVAVFGLAGCSNGSAMDEEDTTPTTEDTAPAPEMDESDDMMDDDMADDGMMDPAANLVGPGCSAYADAVPSGAGSIEGMSADPVAVAASNNPMLTTLVSAVAGELNPDVNLVDTLNSAEFTVFAPVDEAFAQVDDATIEALSMDADLLTTVLTYHVLPGQIAPDDIEGTHTTVQGSDLEVMGSGDEIMVNGANVICGGVQTANATVYLIDSVLLPAE
- a CDS encoding ATP-binding cassette domain-containing protein, translating into MPALIIDHLSFSWPDGSPALEDVSGVFGTRRTGLVGRNGSGKSTLLRLATGELTPTSGSVTATGDIAFLPQDLTLDGTTRVADLLGVRAPLDAVRAIADGDASPSRFDEVGDDWDVEARAHAALAEAGIPPEALDKRVGQLSGGEAMLVALTGIRFRRADITLLDEPTNNLDRDARSRVHGLISAWRGALVVVSHDLDLLELMDDTAELYRGEIAVFGGPYSAWRAHLADQQNAAAQAEIDAKKVLAREKRQRIELETKLSRRARSGRKAADSMPKILANAKKNAAEVTAGRVRGEAAGKEEEARAALDAAGRLKRSDDVVALDLPDPGIAAGRRIATIGDGEREWIVQGPERVALIGPNGAGKTTLLTELLTGQSPHSALHVDAVGYLSQRPDNNDDRSAFDLIRSVALGQRDAAIRNRLARFLIRGDQADRPLSTLSGGERFRTAIAQLLLAEPAPQVLVLDEPTNNLDVDTAGQLVEALRTYRGAAIIVSHDDAFLRRWQPDLVLELRNGSLREAELT